Genomic DNA from Telopea speciosissima isolate NSW1024214 ecotype Mountain lineage chromosome 2, Tspe_v1, whole genome shotgun sequence:
ctgggctgagatatctcaattCGGcctagggccgggttgggcttgggttgagctaggaggacttagggttggtctaggattttaaaaaacccgacCCTATTTCACCCCTAGTCCTAGTGTTGATAACGGATATGGGACTATACCTCTATAACTTTATATCTTACCGTAGCGTTTGGTAGTTGCACGGAATAGTTGCACAATGTCATAAACTGCTCCATATACACCCAGGGTGCCAGAACATTTACGAGGCATGCCCTTAACAATACCTTCAAGGTCCAAGTTGTTTCTTATGGCCATCTGGTTCATCTTCTCATAACACTGATCTATGGGTGCACCAGGCAAAAGTGCTCTTGCTGGAACACAACCAACACAGCCGAGTGAAATGATGCCAAACCTGCGAGCCCCAAGCTGGTAAGTCTGATTGATCCACTTCTCTACTTCCACCAACATGGCATCTGAAAAAGCTTCAGGACTGAGCTTTGTGGTTTTAAAAGGTGAAAAGTAGTTGAAGATGTCATTAGACCCAGCTTCGAAGAGGAAGAGAGACTTCTGGACAAGTTTCTTATCCATTTGGTTCGACTTCATCAATGTCTCGAACTGTTCTAGTTGATCGTTGATAGATATCACCCCCTGCGGACACCCATTGTAGAGAAAGATCAAAACCAAAGTTTCAATATTGATAAATAACAAAGCAGGCCTAAGACTAAACTACATTAATAATAATGGCTTAAATATCGACTGCAAAACGGATCATTGTGGCCGAGGCTGGCCTGAAAGTGAGATGCCGTGTattgattagggttttaggtatcAGTATTGTATCAACAAATATGTATCGGTATTGACGGAGATCAATCAATGCCAATAAGAGTAACGATACTTACTGATTGTATCAGCCAAAAGATGGggaaaaattttgctgctacaaggctagcagcctaggaaatgaaataattcatttttcctttgggttcataaataccctcctaggttttattGTTTTCTAAAATACCACATCCCGTTTCCCTTGGCTGCCAGTCTTGTAGCAGGTACATTTTTGCTGATGTGCTACAAATGTAGCAGCAAATTTCATCCCAAaagatgtatttttttgggaaaaagatctctacttggtggtgtttcctacaccctctcataGGGCACTGTGAAATGATGCCTCTGCCCCCTAGGTAGATGCCCAGATGTGCTCCCCCAGTGGCCTAGATGCTTgtatagagaccatgcgaccaagtagagatctcttaccctttttttattattattattatcattgaaaattggtttttttatttcaaattaaTCTAATATAGCCGATTATTACCAATATCAGCATTAGTAGCAATAATGACCGATATGGTACTGATGTTCTGTTATATAACCTAGGTAACATTGAAAATTTGCTGTCTTGAATTATGAGATACCATGCCGATAATGTATCGGTGACAAGGTACGAACAAGTaataaatagttaaaaaatccatttttaaaggagaatcagGGGCAAAATTATTTGATACTACCGATCCAATATCATGTCGGTTTCCGAATTGACTGATACCCATTCTGATACCGTTATTAAAACCATGGTGGAATCACATGATCCTGATTCAAGAGCGATCTCATATCGATGGATCGGTTTAGGCCAAAGGtagaaagattaaaaaaacctgtttttttaatggaaaccAGAGGTATATATGCCTGACCCAAACCGAGAAGGGTCGATTCAGATTGATACTGATCCGATATGATCCCTAAAACAATGCTGGCTGGACTTAAGattggggggaaaaaaaaatcttctgcACTGCCATCACTGGTGTACGTcgagctcaagaagaaagaaaaaaaaaaactgggttaATTGAGCTCATATTGTTGGATAAAacatttttcatgtgtcgagctctcaagcccAACCTGCAAGGCATCGCAAAATGAAGGAATTGCAGAGGATTTCAATCCTAAGATTGAAACCTgcaatgcaaatatgcaatataaggagagagagagagagtgtattGAAGCTTACATGCATATTCTTTGTTAGTTTCCCGAAAGACACCGCTGCCGGCACTGGCGAAGTTGATGCCGTTGGACGGATAATCCTTCTGGCTGCCATTAACGACTTCCATCTCTACTTGCAGATATGGTTGCTGAAGATCGATGCCCAGGTACTCCGCTGCATGCATAACATTTGCTTAATTATataactttatttttattttttattttttttatatatttgatTTGATCATGAGAACATATATAAGCAAGATCACATTCATgtatcaaaattcaaattaaatgaactaattaattaaaaagattggatttattaattaattaattaaatgggTAACATACGTACAGAGGAAGTCGACCACTGTTCTGCCATTAGTGAATCTTCCAGTGGGGTGGTGGAAGAAACTGGACCCGTAAGGTGGAAAATCGGCCTGCATTGTGCAGTTCTTTATGAAATGATTGTTTCCGGCGTCTAAAATGGAGTCTCCAAACGTGAAAATTGTCTCAACATTGTATGAAGATgccatagatgatgatgatgatgatgatgaggcgATGATCAATAAGTGGGTTAGAAGAACTAGCAAGAGAGAGATTGTGAGTGAAACCAGCTTTTCCATCTCTACTCTTTTTCAACTAAATAATCTTAAGTTTGGCTTTGGCAGTTCGAAACACAAGTCTCTATTAAAGAGctacaaagagagagagagagagaaagagagttaagGAAAACGCGAGCAAAATGGAAGCAGGGGTGTACGGTGGTGAGTGTGTTTGGTAAAGTTTAGAAAAGGTTTCAGCCTTTCAGGGACGAAAGTTGGGATCTCTCAGGGATAACCCCTGCCATGTTGCAAGGgaagcaatttggatcctctactgtcgagctgccctgCAGGATGGTACTGTCGAGACACAGCGAGGTGGtgaatgatcgccttacccctgctcgggcaaggcacttgaacaggggtaaggcagtcattctCTGCCTAGCTGTGTCTCGGCAGTACCgtcttgccgggcagctcgacagaaaagtgaaagagaaacggaaaattatctcctcaagTTCTTTGCCCTGTCCAGTTCCccaatgcctctaataaggagTGCAGCCGTGCAGGAATTGTTCACATAGGTGAACGTACGTGAACAACTtacagccgttcagatggaatctattTTGTGGGAATATTCCATCTAAACAGCTGTGAGTTATTTACGTACGCTCACATATGTGAACATTCATCCCCTCTCTTATAAGGTGGGTGggccccacccgggcagagtgttcggacAGGGGTCATTGTACCCCCTttttagaggcactagggaactgggccgggtagggaccttgagaggataaatttgcATTTCTTGTAATATATAGCTCTCCTTTAGAGAATTTTCTGtatttcccttgcaatcaaTTATTAAAACTgatttttcttgtaaaatatattttattttttaggaaaaaatatTTGTATTTCTCTCGTAACCAAACATAATAGTGACATACATCATTGCAACGAGATGGATGTCAAAAAGCAAGGGAATATTTAGGACCTTCAACAAGTAATAATGACCTTAGCTCTCATTTTCCAAATGGCATCACATGACATTTGGGATGCAGCGACGTTTATGAAATATTTACAGGTGGTCAAATCACTTCGATAAAATTTTACTCCTCGACCTCCCTCTAGGATTCTTTAAGTGATTTGAAAATGCCCTCCCATCCCTTGGCTTAAACTAAATGTTGATGGATGCTCATTTAGGACCCAGTGCACGCAGGAGCGGGAGGCTTCCTTCAGGATCACCATTGTACAATGTTATGTGGTTTCTCTTCCTACATTGACGTCTCATCAAACTTCTTTGAAGAACTTTCAATTATACTTGAAGGATTAGAGATTGCTTGATCCAAATCCATTACTCATCTCTACGTTGAATGTGATTCTATGTCTTGTGGTTCAAGTTGTTCGTGATGGTACTCTTCCTTGGCAGCTTGCTCAATGATGGAGGGACCtctcaattttcctttttctctattCAATGGCATATCTCACCCACTATTTTAGAGAAGGGAATTCTGCTACTGATTATTTGGCAAAATACTCTACTCACTATCACTCCTCTGTGGGTTGGAGGCTTTCCTCCCTAGCATTACGGTAGACATTGCCTGCAATGCTAATGATCAGCCAAGATACAGATTTATGTAGATTTTTGTGCAATCCTCTTGCCTTTCTTGTAGTTCCTTTGATGACCATGTTGAAGGAGGTTCAAtaagttgggttggattctccttcttccctgcTACTGATGGCCTTGCCGAAGGTGGTGGGGTTTTCAGAGATCCTTTTCgtgtattttttattctttttgtctttcttcatCTGTATATCACCCTTTTACACtatatctaataaaaaaaattgctgaCCTCTAGCAAATAAAAACCTAAACTAATATCTAGTTACATTAGGAAAGAAATCTAGACTATGTAGACTAAACCCAATTCTCGCAGTACGGAGGTCCATGAACACCCATAGACACCCAACCGAGACATACACAATCTAACATTTCTccaccatatatatataaaacaaaactGACAAAAGGAATTAGAACCAGAAGGGACCAAAGATAGCCAAGAAACAGAAGTAGAAGAACCTCATAATTTTATCTGAATAATTCAAAATGTCTCCTATCAAAAAGTGGTATGTAAAAATTACAATagtaatttcttcttctcataaGATTATAGCTATTGCTCTTACTGATACAAGAGTCTAATTAAATTGTATTCAAgaaggtttatatatatatatatatatatatatatatatatatatatggccaTCAagaaacacaattttttttggtaaaagagaaACACATATTGAAACAACGCCATTATGAACATGAACATAAACGTTTGCAGCAATTTATGTCTGCTTCAAATCATCTCACACTCCATTTGCGATATGGTGGAATATAACGTTTGCAACAATAGCATGATCTTGCCATTCCACAGCCATATAAGGAGGGTATCATTCTCACGTATTCACTCCTCATATGCTTTTAACTCAAAAGTTCCTCGGAATCTGTAGGGGGAGGATCAGATTTAAGATATTTTAAATTCCCTTTGGCATTAATATAAATCTTGACAGCCTGAGCCCATAACAGATAATTAGCACTccattaagtttttttttttttttggtaaaaagcaCTCCATTAAGTTTGATAGTGGTAATCTGGACATTGACGTTATTTGTGATAAGTTTGAGATCAACCATCATGCACAATGATCCTAACAGAAGCTAACAATTGCAATCTTCAACAGTTCTGTAATGATAAAGAAGTTTAACCAATCATTTTTTATCAGAACCCTCAATAACCAATATGTAAATGGGTCTGGATTGAACGCATAACCCAGTAAATATATGAGTCTGATATCAATTGAAAAGGAGAGTATAATCTAACAAATCATATACGGAACTATAAAATCTAATAACACAGTAGATGCAGCAATAACTGATCACACTAtcaagaggggaaaaaaaaagagagagatttcaaGAAGAAAGGGATCAGAGGATCTGATCTGGCCTATACTTAGATCAAACGTCACCTTAGGGCTGACCAATAAATCCCCAAAAACTTGCAATGATTTGAAGGATAGATCTCTTCGTAAGGAAGAATCAAACCTGCccacaaaatagagaaaaacagAGTACCGCCAAGTTGTGTGGAGAAGATAAATAACACCGCATAAAATTTAGAATCGGCTTGAAATCATTGCCGAAGAGCCTTTGCATAAGGATTTATGCAACCCCAAAAACGGGAACCGAACATGTGATTGGATATAACATAAGATCATATCTCAAGtccaataaaagaaaacagagtATCGCTATAAGAAGATCTTACCGCAAGCTTTAATATGTAGAAATTTAAATCCAAATGCAATCCATAGGAGGAAGGGGCCCTAGTTTATCATCATGACCATCAACTAGGGCTTAAGATAAGTATCAAGCAGCATAGGTTGTTGCAACCCTCGAACGAAAAACTTTTTAGACTTTCAAAACCATATTCGATAGTAGAGATCGATTAATAaaagagctctgataccatgtaattaTTTAAGGACTTGAGAAActagaaccaaagaagaagaagggagaagagagatgagagaaaccgaaaagtgaaagaaaaagaagggttgTGCGATAAAATATAACCCCACTATCGGCTCAAAACTACTAAAGATTACATTGTCCAACTGAAACTCTTAAGCACAATAGGAAACTAACCCTATTTACAGTATGAAAGAAATCAAGACTACGTAAACTAAACCCAATCTCATATTATTCACATATtcccaaggtatggatatccATGGACACCCATGTACCCTCAACCGAAATACACACAATCTAACATAAACGATAGCAAGTACAAATCTAATAGCAACACAGCTACAATTCTTTTTTTCTGaacatttttttgggtaaattttcTTTCGCTTACATGTAGAAATTTTTGAGGAGACACCCACATCAATCTCAATCAAAAGGCAGAAAATATTTCTAATACAAAATCTATATACAGCATTATATTAGACCTGCAGGGCAGCAGCGTGTACATACAAAGCTTTAGAGTCTAGGTAGATTGCCATGTCGGCCATAAGGGCACTGGTATGGCAAAATAGGGCACTGGAGGAATATAATCCAACTTACAGGAAATGGCAAAAAGTGAAAAAGTTAACACATAGTAAACAATCTAATCAAATGCTACACTATTGGTGCTTGTAGTAACCACTCTGATGAGGAGGATAAGGAGGTGGAACAGaataaggaggaggaggatgataTCCAGGATGCTGTGAGTGTGTGTTGTAGTATGTACCTCGCCAACCAGGATAAGCAGGTTGCCCATACTCAACTGGCTGTTGCTGAAGCTGGGATGGGTAAGGACTACTGGCAGCTGGAACATTGTAAGGCGATGGAGGCAGTTGCTGCTGTGAAGAGGAATACAGCGGATGCGGATGACCATATCCAGCTACTGGAGGCTGCTCTGCCGGGTGGTAGTAAGGGATCTGGGGCCGGGAAAGATGCGGCGTGCTCTGAGGATCTGGCTGCTGTGGAGAAGCAGTCCTCTGAGTTTGGTGCATTTGCCCAACTGAAGGGTAGTTACTGGGATAGCCACTGGGACCCTTGTCTTGGAAGTTGAAACCTGCCATTTGCCTCTGCACATCTTCAATCATTTCTTGACATTGGATGTTCCTTGTCATCAAAAAATCACTGCACTGCTGCTTTACATTGGTAATAGCATCCTGATTAACAATCGAAAAGTCTTTCATTAATATCCCCTTTTATTCATCAAAATGAACAGATTGCCAAGAACAATGCTCAGAAATAATACAATACTTCACTCTTTCTACTGTTTCTGAGTATATCCTGTGAGACAAATATATCACATGCAGTCTACTCAAAACATAACCTAGGATATGCCTACATGGTTAGTTTAACTTGGTTAGGACTCTTCACAGCAACATCAGAACCAATAAAGTGAAGCAATGGTCGAAGGCATCAAAGAGTCTAATGATTACCATTCATTAAACAAATACTAAATAAAAGAAGCAGGTACTCAAGTCCAGGAAATTAATGGACATGCTATGCTACATTTTAGATGCTAAGAAAATTAGCTTCAACATTTTCCATTTTGGATCACAATTCACGAAGGACCCAGTTTCTTTAAAAATTCTTCAGCATGCCAACATTTTCAGCTTGGATCACATTTCACGGAGGAATGAGTTTCTTCACATCAGCATGTCAAAGTTTGATTTGTTGAAATTTGCGGGGAAGGAAAAGCAATTATATCAGTATCTGTATTCACATGATCACATCAGAATCAGCAGTCAGAGGGCACCTCAATGAAAAGCCATCTTGAGCCTCTATAATCATATTTTAGAAATCACACTGCCCAAAACAATGACTCTTTTAGCAGTGGTCTTTGCAGAACATGAAGCCATCCATCTACTTTCTTTTCCCATAAACAAAAGTGCAGACATTCTATTTGGCTTTccccctttaaaaaaaataaaataaaagtaaataaaaaactcttcatccatctcttttcttttccccataAAGTGTGGAGGTTTTCTTTGGGTTTTCCCTACAAAAGATCTTTTGATCACCGTAAGGCATTCGTTTTTCTTGTCTTAGGgttaataatttaaaatttaagtATCTACATTTTTGCCAGAACATTTGGACAGACTGACTTTAATCCATGTAGTTTCAAGTTGAATCTTCTTTACCATGAGATCAGAGAAATTGTGCAAGTAAAATTATCCCACTGATGAATAGAGAGAAACTTGTGTAATGAAAATTGTAACAATTCAAACCTCCGAGAGAATCACAGTACAGGTAATTGTTATCAAGACATTAAAATAGcaagggaaaataaaagaaatacagaGAACAATTTGTTACCTGAAGAGTGACATAAAACTTCAGTCCCTCATTAATGTTCTCCTTGATTTCTCGGTACTTTGCTATGGCAGCTGAAATCTGTTTATAGCACTTCCCCCGAGAAGCTGAAACAGAGAGATCTTACAAAATAAGGCacaaaaaattctaaatttgaatcaaaataataatGTTGGCCCATGGGAACACCAAAAAACTGGGTATAAACTCCATGAAATTAAGACAACTTTTCCATTGCCAACCAAATTGGAGGAACTCgtaaaaacaaagccaaaacAAACAATATTCACTAGCTCAAATACATCTCAAAAATATGATACCAAAACCCATGAAAACCCTGGGGAACTAAAAACTAACACAGCAAGCAAAACCATGACCTTTttcaatgaacatatgtaaagcCTGTTAGTAAAATGGCAAGAACCATCACAAAGGAAAATTATATGAAAGAATCAGAACTACAATTCTCTTTTGAGAACTGAATAACGGGCTTCAAAGAATGTGAGTGGCACCACTTAGCTGAAAAGTA
This window encodes:
- the LOC122650884 gene encoding GDSL esterase/lipase 6-like — its product is MASSYNVETIFTFGDSILDAGNNHFIKNCTMQADFPPYGSSFFHHPTGRFTNGRTVVDFLSEYLGIDLQQPYLQVEMEVVNGSQKDYPSNGINFASAGSGVFRETNKEYGVISINDQLEQFETLMKSNQMDKKLVQKSLFLFEAGSNDIFNYFSPFKTTKLSPEAFSDAMLVEVEKWINQTYQLGARRFGIISLGCVGCVPARALLPGAPIDQCYEKMNQMAIRNNLDLEGIVKGMPRKCSGTLGVYGAVYDIVQLFRATTKRYGFLNTSSACCGGGTLGGMKQCGDFLTVYPGFNMFPKIASDIPYAFETASMNEFPFTEAEGMLIPFSSLKLWF